In Asanoa sp. WMMD1127, one genomic interval encodes:
- the rpmA gene encoding 50S ribosomal protein L27: MAHKKGASSSRNGRDSAAQRLGVKRFGGQVVSAGEILIRQRGTKFHPGDLVGRGGDDTLFALAAGAVQFGTKRGRKTVSIVPSEH; encoded by the coding sequence ATGGCTCACAAAAAGGGTGCGTCCAGCTCGCGCAACGGTCGTGACTCCGCGGCCCAGCGCCTGGGCGTGAAGCGGTTCGGTGGCCAGGTGGTCAGCGCCGGCGAGATCCTGATCCGCCAGCGCGGCACCAAGTTCCACCCGGGCGACCTGGTCGGCCGTGGCGGCGACGACACGCTGTTCGCGCTGGCCGCGGGCGCGGTCCAGTTCGGCACCAAGCGGGGCCGCAAGACCGTCAGCATCGTGCCGAGCGAGCACTGA
- a CDS encoding TetR/AcrR family transcriptional regulator → MQVQERGARARTRQAILAAAIEVLGQNPNAALSEIATAADVGRTTLHRYFPERSDLLRAVAAEGAARLDRATASARLDEGTGAEALLRLCREYFDLGSLLSLIFTDPECLAEATPVVDDGCDDRFSDMVDRGHRDGTIDDSLPAPWLSSLMWSQLYAGWSYVTQHGASRHDVLRLLVRTVDGAVAPRPNGSR, encoded by the coding sequence GTGCAGGTACAAGAACGTGGTGCGCGCGCCCGCACCAGGCAGGCCATCCTGGCCGCCGCGATCGAGGTGCTGGGCCAGAACCCCAACGCGGCCCTGAGTGAGATCGCCACGGCGGCCGACGTCGGCCGCACGACCCTGCACCGTTACTTCCCAGAGCGCTCCGACCTGCTGCGCGCCGTCGCCGCCGAGGGCGCCGCCCGCCTCGACCGCGCCACCGCCAGCGCCCGGCTCGACGAAGGAACCGGGGCGGAGGCCCTGCTCAGGCTGTGCCGCGAATACTTCGACCTCGGCAGCCTGCTCTCCCTGATCTTCACCGACCCCGAATGCCTGGCCGAGGCGACGCCGGTGGTCGACGACGGCTGTGACGACCGCTTCTCTGACATGGTCGACCGCGGCCACCGCGACGGCACGATCGACGACAGCCTGCCCGCGCCGTGGTTGTCGAGCCTGATGTGGTCACAGCTCTACGCGGGCTGGAGCTACGTCACGCAACACGGCGCCTCGCGCCACGACGTGCTGCGCCTCCTGGTCCGTACGGTCGACGGCGCGGTCGCCCCACGCCCCAACGGCAGCCGTTAG
- the pepN gene encoding aminopeptidase N: MRSLTQQEATDRAAAITVEAYTIDLDVTTDDHFRSTTTIRFRAAEPGSATFVELKPVRLHAATLNGAALDPAALDGNRLALTGLRADNELTVEADMAYSNTSEGLHRFVDPADGGVYLHATSFLDEAQRIFACFDQPDLKAPVTMRVTAPAAWTVAANAAVASRSPAGATNRWEFVTTPPLATYFVTVIAGPYHVVESTHDGLPLALFCKASVAEHLDKDADEIFTITRQCLDRFHELFGFRYPFGKYDQAFVPEFNAGAMENPGLVVIRDEYVYRSAVTDNERELRATTIAHEMAHMWFGDLVTMRWWDDLWLNESFAEYMGTRVTAEATRFRNAWTTFGMRRKGWGYETDQRPSTHPVAPTSVPDSADALVNFDGISYAKGAAALRQLVAWVGDEAFLAGIRAHFQTHAFGNATLADLLGALSTASGRDLSAWAARWLREPGVNTLRVEAPAAIVQSGAVLRPHRVAFGLYDRAADGATTLRRRIEVDVDGERTEVPQLRDEPAPDLLLLNDGDLTFAKIRLDPASAAAVPAVLPGLRDPLSRAVLWTSTIDAVRDAERPVSDLVDLLVAALPAETEVIVVVDALLQARNLIDRYLAPGDRAAALARVASVCEVLVADPDAGASRRLAAMRALVDAGVDASRLLGWLDGVDVPAGVEVDEELRWRIVHRLAVLGAVDADRIAAELAADRSAAGEEWAARARAARPDPEAKAAAWAAVIDDDTLSNRLLDACARGLFQPEQTELTAPYVERYFAEMPAAARRRTPYAAEHLADLAFPRYAVEQRTRDLAAAMLARDDLPAVLRRVVIDNDDDLRLALAARGR, from the coding sequence ATGCGCAGCCTGACCCAACAGGAGGCGACCGACCGCGCCGCCGCCATCACCGTCGAGGCCTACACCATCGACCTCGACGTGACGACCGACGACCATTTCCGGTCGACCACGACGATCCGGTTCCGCGCGGCGGAGCCCGGCTCGGCGACGTTCGTCGAGCTCAAGCCCGTTCGCCTGCACGCGGCGACGCTCAACGGCGCGGCGCTCGACCCGGCGGCGCTCGACGGCAACCGGCTGGCGCTGACCGGCCTGCGCGCCGACAACGAGCTCACGGTCGAGGCCGACATGGCCTACTCCAACACCTCCGAGGGCCTGCACCGGTTCGTCGACCCGGCCGACGGCGGCGTCTACCTGCACGCCACGTCCTTTCTCGACGAGGCGCAGCGCATCTTCGCCTGCTTCGACCAGCCCGACCTCAAGGCGCCGGTGACGATGCGGGTGACCGCGCCGGCGGCGTGGACGGTCGCGGCCAACGCGGCGGTCGCCTCGCGGTCGCCCGCGGGGGCCACCAACCGCTGGGAGTTCGTCACCACGCCGCCGCTGGCGACCTACTTCGTCACGGTGATCGCCGGCCCTTACCATGTGGTCGAGTCCACTCACGACGGTCTGCCGCTGGCGCTGTTCTGCAAGGCGTCGGTGGCCGAGCACCTCGACAAGGACGCCGACGAGATCTTCACGATCACCCGGCAGTGTCTTGACCGGTTCCACGAGCTGTTCGGCTTCCGCTACCCGTTCGGCAAATACGACCAGGCGTTCGTGCCCGAGTTCAACGCCGGCGCGATGGAAAATCCGGGCCTGGTGGTGATCCGCGACGAATACGTCTACCGGTCGGCGGTCACCGACAACGAGCGCGAGCTGCGCGCCACCACGATCGCCCACGAGATGGCGCACATGTGGTTCGGCGACCTGGTCACCATGCGGTGGTGGGACGACCTGTGGCTCAACGAGTCGTTCGCCGAATACATGGGCACCCGGGTGACGGCCGAGGCGACCCGGTTCCGCAACGCGTGGACCACGTTCGGGATGCGCCGCAAGGGCTGGGGCTACGAGACCGACCAGCGGCCGTCGACCCACCCGGTGGCCCCGACGAGCGTGCCGGACTCGGCCGACGCGCTGGTCAACTTCGACGGCATCTCCTACGCCAAGGGCGCCGCCGCCCTGCGCCAGCTGGTCGCGTGGGTGGGCGACGAGGCGTTCCTGGCCGGCATCCGGGCGCACTTCCAGACCCACGCGTTCGGCAACGCGACGCTGGCCGACCTGCTCGGCGCGCTGTCGACGGCCAGCGGGCGCGACCTGTCGGCGTGGGCGGCGCGGTGGTTGCGCGAGCCGGGTGTCAACACGCTGCGCGTCGAGGCGCCCGCCGCGATCGTCCAGTCGGGGGCCGTGCTGCGCCCGCACCGGGTGGCGTTCGGCCTCTACGACCGGGCTGCCGACGGCGCGACCACCCTGCGCCGCCGGATCGAGGTCGACGTCGACGGCGAACGCACCGAGGTGCCGCAGCTGCGTGACGAGCCGGCGCCCGACCTGCTGCTGCTCAACGACGGCGACCTGACGTTCGCCAAGATCCGGCTCGACCCCGCCTCGGCGGCGGCGGTGCCGGCCGTGCTGCCCGGGCTGCGCGACCCGCTGAGCCGGGCCGTGCTCTGGACCTCGACGATCGACGCCGTACGCGACGCGGAGCGCCCGGTCAGCGACCTCGTCGACCTGCTGGTGGCCGCCCTCCCGGCGGAGACCGAGGTGATCGTGGTGGTCGACGCGCTGCTGCAGGCCCGCAACCTGATCGACCGCTACCTGGCGCCGGGCGATCGCGCGGCCGCGCTGGCCCGGGTGGCGTCCGTGTGCGAGGTGCTGGTCGCCGACCCCGATGCCGGCGCGTCGCGCCGGCTGGCCGCGATGCGGGCCCTGGTCGACGCCGGCGTCGACGCGTCGCGCCTGCTCGGGTGGCTCGACGGGGTCGACGTGCCGGCCGGCGTCGAGGTCGACGAGGAGCTGCGCTGGCGCATCGTGCACCGGCTCGCGGTGCTGGGGGCCGTCGACGCCGACCGGATCGCGGCCGAGCTCGCCGCCGACCGGAGCGCGGCGGGGGAGGAGTGGGCGGCCCGGGCGCGGGCGGCCCGCCCCGACCCCGAGGCCAAGGCGGCCGCCTGGGCCGCGGTGATCGACGACGACACGCTGTCCAACCGGCTGCTCGACGCGTGCGCGCGGGGGCTGTTCCAGCCCGAGCAGACCGAGCTGACGGCGCCCTACGTGGAGCGCTACTTCGCCGAGATGCCGGCCGCGGCGCGGCGGCGCACGCCCTACGCGGCCGAGCACCTCGCCGACCTGGCGTTCCCCCGCTATGCGGTCGAGCAGCGCACCCGCGACCTGGCGGCGGCGATGCTGGCGCGCGACGACCTGCCGGCGGTGCTGCGCCGTGTCGTGATCGACAACGACGATGACCTTCGTCTCGCACTCGCTGCCCGGGGGCGATGA
- a CDS encoding tryptophan--tRNA ligase, which produces MTRTVTTRRLTGLKPTGEPHLGILLGAIQPMVRDQYTSDATVFLADLHALTAAHEPRTLRETTLRHATVLLAAGLDPDRTVFYVQSQVPDHAELHFLLERTAARGRAAYPVLQASDILLHDTAEVPVGADQRPRVALTRDIAMRFNQRYGPTFVVPEPVTPTVAARVMDLANPTVKMGQTTSSASGAIGLLDPPALVTRKLSRAVTETDGIIAYDPAARPGVSNLLEILAACVGGTPVEIGTALRGYGDLRRATTEAVLGLLGPLRARFETLARDPGYVRQVLAEGAERARSRTAETVFRAKRAIGVLA; this is translated from the coding sequence ATGACCCGCACCGTCACGACCCGCCGGCTCACCGGCCTCAAACCGACCGGCGAGCCGCACCTGGGCATCCTGCTCGGCGCGATCCAGCCGATGGTCCGCGACCAGTACACCAGCGACGCGACCGTGTTCCTCGCCGACCTGCACGCGCTGACCGCCGCGCACGAGCCGCGCACGCTGCGCGAGACCACCCTCCGCCACGCGACCGTGCTGCTCGCGGCCGGTCTCGACCCGGACCGGACCGTGTTCTACGTGCAGTCGCAGGTGCCCGACCACGCGGAGCTGCACTTCCTGCTGGAGCGCACGGCGGCGCGCGGCCGGGCGGCGTACCCCGTGTTGCAGGCCTCCGACATCCTGTTGCACGACACGGCGGAGGTGCCCGTGGGCGCCGACCAACGCCCGCGCGTCGCGCTCACCCGCGACATCGCGATGCGGTTCAACCAGCGGTACGGTCCGACGTTCGTGGTGCCGGAGCCGGTCACGCCGACGGTCGCGGCCCGGGTGATGGACCTCGCCAACCCGACGGTGAAGATGGGTCAGACGACGTCGTCGGCGTCCGGCGCCATCGGGCTGCTGGACCCGCCCGCCCTGGTCACCCGCAAGCTGAGCCGGGCGGTGACCGAGACCGACGGGATCATCGCGTACGACCCGGCGGCCCGGCCCGGGGTGAGCAACCTGCTGGAGATCCTGGCCGCGTGCGTGGGCGGGACACCGGTCGAGATAGGAACGGCGCTGCGGGGGTACGGAGATCTCAGGCGCGCCACGACGGAGGCGGTTCTCGGCCTGCTGGGGCCGTTGCGCGCGCGCTTCGAGACGTTGGCCCGGGATCCCGGCTACGTGCGGCAGGTGCTGGCGGAGGGTGCGGAGCGGGCGCGATCCCGTACTGCCGAGACCGTCTTCCGCGCGAAGCGGGCGATCGGGGTGCTCGCCTGA
- a CDS encoding DHA2 family efflux MFS transporter permease subunit, translating into MTASTGDTERRAQANPWLVLVTLCLGFFMILLDTTIVNIAIPDMSTSLDASLDQILWIINAYVLVYAVLLITAGRLGDLFGPKRLFVLGLVVFTVASAACGLASSPEQLIVFRVIQGVGGALLTPQTLSTITVIFPPDKRGVAFGVWGSVAGVATVAGPTLGGYLVTDFGWEWIFFVNVPVGIVTVVLALIAMPDLRLNRRHRLDWVGTALATVGLFLLVYGLIEGESHDWGRVWGPITIVELIGAGVLVLAVFLYHQHITRTGEPLVPFGIFKDRNFAVMSGVSAAIAFGMLGLFLPLVIYLQSVLGLSALQAGIAVAPLSLLSMVIAPFAGRVADRAAGKWVLTAGLVLWCAGMATVVALAEVGTGQWGLLPGLLIAGTGLGMVFAPLQTIAMRNVPPRQAGAASGLINTTRQLGAVIGSAAVGALLQAQLAGKLSEAARSNAADLPPEVRQPFVDAVAGASGGSLHVGAGQSGAALPADVPEQYRQALTEIATRTFHEGFTGAMKATLLLPLIVLAVAAVTCLFIRTRRTAAAPAAEATPVDRGGDPVRPGPGS; encoded by the coding sequence ATGACCGCATCGACCGGCGACACCGAGCGCCGCGCCCAGGCCAACCCGTGGCTCGTCCTCGTCACGCTCTGCCTGGGCTTCTTCATGATCCTGCTCGACACGACGATCGTGAACATCGCGATCCCCGACATGAGCACGAGCCTCGACGCCTCGCTCGACCAGATCCTCTGGATCATCAACGCGTACGTGCTGGTCTACGCGGTTCTCCTGATCACCGCCGGCCGGCTGGGTGACCTGTTCGGACCCAAGCGGCTGTTCGTGCTCGGGCTCGTCGTGTTCACGGTCGCGTCCGCCGCCTGCGGGCTGGCCTCCTCGCCGGAGCAGCTGATCGTGTTCCGGGTGATCCAGGGCGTCGGCGGCGCGCTGCTGACGCCGCAGACGCTCTCCACGATCACGGTGATCTTCCCGCCGGACAAGCGCGGCGTCGCGTTCGGCGTCTGGGGCTCGGTGGCCGGCGTGGCGACGGTGGCCGGCCCGACGCTGGGCGGCTACCTGGTGACCGACTTCGGCTGGGAGTGGATCTTCTTCGTCAACGTGCCCGTCGGCATCGTGACCGTGGTGCTGGCCCTGATCGCCATGCCCGACCTGCGGCTCAACCGCCGTCACCGGCTCGACTGGGTCGGCACGGCGCTCGCCACGGTCGGGCTGTTTCTCCTGGTCTACGGCCTGATCGAGGGCGAGTCGCACGACTGGGGCCGGGTCTGGGGTCCGATCACGATCGTCGAGCTGATCGGCGCCGGCGTCCTGGTGCTGGCCGTCTTCCTCTACCACCAGCACATCACCCGGACGGGCGAGCCGCTGGTGCCGTTCGGCATCTTCAAGGACCGCAACTTCGCCGTGATGAGCGGGGTCAGCGCCGCCATCGCGTTCGGCATGCTGGGCCTGTTCCTACCCCTGGTGATCTACCTACAGTCGGTGCTGGGGCTGTCGGCGCTGCAGGCCGGCATCGCTGTCGCGCCACTGTCGCTGCTGTCGATGGTGATCGCCCCGTTCGCCGGGCGGGTCGCCGACCGCGCGGCCGGCAAGTGGGTGCTGACGGCCGGGCTCGTGCTCTGGTGCGCGGGCATGGCGACGGTGGTCGCGCTGGCCGAGGTCGGCACCGGCCAGTGGGGCCTTCTACCTGGCCTGCTGATCGCCGGCACCGGCCTCGGCATGGTGTTCGCTCCACTGCAGACGATCGCGATGCGCAACGTGCCGCCGCGCCAGGCCGGCGCCGCGTCCGGCCTGATCAACACGACCCGCCAGCTCGGCGCCGTGATCGGCTCGGCCGCCGTGGGCGCGCTGCTGCAGGCGCAGCTGGCCGGCAAGCTGTCGGAGGCGGCCCGGTCCAACGCGGCCGACCTGCCACCGGAGGTGCGCCAGCCGTTCGTCGACGCGGTCGCCGGGGCCAGCGGCGGCAGCCTGCACGTCGGCGCGGGCCAGTCGGGCGCCGCGCTCCCGGCGGACGTGCCGGAGCAATACCGGCAGGCGCTGACCGAGATCGCCACGCGCACGTTCCACGAGGGCTTCACGGGCGCGATGAAGGCGACCCTGCTCCTGCCGCTCATCGTGCTGGCGGTGGCGGCGGTGACCTGCCTGTTCATCCGCACCCGACGGACGGCGGCCGCGCCGGCCGCCGAGGCGACCCCGGTGGACCGCGGTGGGGACCCGGTCAGGCCCGGGCCGGGGTCCTGA
- the obgE gene encoding GTPase ObgE: MATFVDRVVLHLRAGDGGHGCVSIHREKFKPLGGPDGGNGGHGGSVSFTVDPQVHTLLDFHFRPHVKAANGAGGAGSNRDGANGDNLMLRVPDGTVVLTSDGEVLADLVGAGTTVEVARGGRGGRGNASLANSRRKAPGFAELGEPGERLDVVLELKSVADVGLVGFPSAGKSSLIAVLSAAKPKIADYPFTTLVPNLGVVRLDDHTFTIADVPGLIPGAATGKGLGLEFLRHIERTAVLVHVVDAATLEPGRDPISDIDAIEAELSAYGGLEDRPRLVAINKVDVPDGRDLAEIVRPDLEERGFRVFEVSAATREGLRELTYAMAELVAQRRAAMPEGEPTRIILRPRAVDDAGFTVEEDPIDGAFVVRGVQPERWVRQTNFDNDEAVGYLADRLNRLGVEDQLAKAGAVQGSLVRIGDREFDWEPTLGAGIDPTAGLRGTDPRITERPTRARAAERLAARKARRQPTPNLPVYGTDFDDDTAEDDDTDDE, translated from the coding sequence GTGGCTACGTTCGTTGACCGGGTCGTCCTGCACCTGCGGGCCGGCGACGGCGGGCACGGCTGCGTGTCGATCCACCGGGAGAAGTTCAAGCCGCTCGGCGGGCCCGACGGCGGCAACGGCGGGCACGGCGGCAGCGTCTCGTTCACCGTCGACCCGCAGGTGCACACGCTGCTCGACTTCCACTTCCGGCCCCACGTCAAGGCGGCCAACGGCGCGGGCGGCGCCGGCTCCAACCGTGACGGTGCCAACGGCGACAACCTGATGCTGCGCGTACCGGACGGCACCGTGGTGCTGACCAGCGACGGCGAGGTGCTGGCCGACCTGGTCGGCGCCGGCACCACCGTCGAGGTGGCCCGCGGCGGCCGTGGCGGGCGGGGCAACGCGTCGCTGGCCAACTCCCGCCGCAAGGCGCCCGGCTTCGCCGAGCTCGGGGAGCCGGGGGAGCGGCTCGACGTCGTGCTCGAGCTCAAGAGCGTCGCCGACGTCGGCCTCGTCGGCTTCCCGTCGGCCGGCAAGTCGTCGCTGATCGCCGTGCTGTCGGCGGCCAAGCCGAAGATCGCGGACTACCCGTTCACCACGCTGGTGCCGAACCTCGGCGTCGTGCGGCTCGACGACCACACGTTCACGATCGCCGACGTGCCCGGGCTCATCCCGGGCGCGGCCACCGGCAAGGGCCTCGGCCTCGAGTTCCTCCGGCACATCGAGCGCACCGCCGTGCTGGTGCACGTGGTCGACGCGGCCACGCTCGAGCCCGGCCGCGACCCGATCTCCGACATCGACGCGATCGAGGCCGAGCTGAGCGCGTACGGCGGTCTCGAGGACCGTCCCCGCCTCGTCGCGATCAACAAGGTGGACGTGCCGGACGGCCGGGATCTCGCCGAGATCGTCCGCCCCGACCTGGAGGAGCGCGGCTTCCGCGTGTTCGAGGTCAGCGCCGCCACCCGCGAGGGGCTGCGCGAGCTGACCTACGCGATGGCAGAGCTCGTCGCGCAGCGGCGGGCGGCGATGCCGGAGGGCGAGCCCACCCGGATCATCCTGCGGCCGCGGGCGGTCGACGACGCCGGCTTCACCGTCGAGGAGGACCCGATCGACGGCGCCTTCGTCGTACGCGGCGTGCAGCCCGAGCGCTGGGTCCGCCAGACCAACTTCGACAACGACGAGGCCGTCGGTTACCTGGCCGACCGGCTCAACCGCCTCGGTGTCGAGGACCAGCTCGCCAAGGCCGGCGCCGTCCAGGGCAGCCTGGTGCGGATCGGCGACCGCGAGTTCGACTGGGAGCCGACGCTCGGCGCGGGCATCGACCCGACCGCCGGCCTGCGCGGCACCGACCCGCGGATCACCGAGCGCCCCACCCGTGCCCGGGCCGCCGAGCGGCTCGCCGCCCGCAAGGCCCGCCGCCAGCCGACCCCGAACCTGCCGGTCTACGGCACGGACTTCGACGACGACACCGCCGAGGACGACGACACCGACGACGAGTGA
- a CDS encoding GNAT family N-acetyltransferase, which yields MNVETRRGDEPDLLALVTAQQAELRAAERASDAIDGSFPLHDDIRYLVIVVDDQAVACGALQAIDATAVEIKRMYVRPEHRGDGFGRAMLAVLEERAAADGYAVARLETGSYLPAALGLYRNAGYRPIPTYGEYVTNPYSRCFEKALRTPARA from the coding sequence GTGAACGTGGAGACCCGGCGGGGCGACGAGCCGGACCTGCTCGCGCTCGTGACCGCCCAGCAAGCGGAACTGCGCGCGGCCGAGCGGGCCAGCGACGCGATCGACGGCTCCTTCCCCTTGCACGACGACATCCGCTACCTGGTGATCGTGGTGGACGACCAGGCGGTCGCCTGTGGCGCGCTGCAGGCCATCGACGCGACCGCGGTCGAGATCAAGCGCATGTACGTGCGCCCCGAACACCGCGGCGACGGCTTCGGGCGGGCCATGCTCGCGGTGCTCGAGGAGCGCGCGGCCGCCGACGGCTACGCGGTGGCGCGGCTGGAGACCGGCAGCTATCTCCCCGCCGCGCTCGGCCTCTATCGCAACGCCGGCTACCGTCCGATCCCGACCTACGGCGAGTACGTCACCAACCCTTACAGCCGCTGCTTCGAGAAGGCGCTCAGGACCCCGGCCCGGGCCTGA
- the rplU gene encoding 50S ribosomal protein L21: MYAIVKTGGKQYKVAEGDVIEVEKLVGEPGDAVTLAAVLLVDGDDLVTDAAKLAKVSVSGEIAAHTKGPKIRIHKFKNKTGYHKRQGHRQKLTQVKVTGISSGK, from the coding sequence ATGTACGCGATCGTCAAGACCGGCGGCAAGCAGTACAAGGTCGCCGAGGGTGACGTGATCGAGGTCGAGAAGCTCGTCGGCGAGCCCGGCGACGCGGTGACGCTCGCCGCGGTGCTCCTCGTTGACGGTGACGACCTGGTGACCGACGCGGCCAAGCTTGCCAAGGTCTCGGTGTCCGGCGAGATCGCCGCGCACACCAAGGGGCCGAAGATCCGGATCCACAAGTTCAAGAACAAGACCGGCTACCACAAGCGCCAGGGTCACCGCCAGAAGCTGACCCAGGTGAAGGTCACCGGCATCTCCAGCGGGAAGTAG
- a CDS encoding ABC transporter ATP-binding protein — MTDPAPRFARLRVLISFVAPHRRVLVVGFVLGLLASAVGLATPMVTKWVIDTLGQPHASLWRPVGVLLALMVVGAAISLWQWVIMGTVSQKVVLDARVSMIRRYFAARVRDITGRPSGELVTRVTSDAGLLHDASASIVGMLNSALALVATLVLMGVLDVVLLGLTLGSVLVVGAIMMALMPAIAKAQEAAQESVGRLGGALEGTLRAIRTVKASRAERRQTERIVADARDAAAHGIRAARRTATVWTISWTGIQLAIIVILGIGAWRADRGLIEVSSLIAFLLYAFALMGPITELTQNVTSLQAGMAAAARIRQVDAMEIESPRPARTGAAEEPMRRAGAGTGADAAGPSAVGDDAPGAEAVIEFRSVTARYAPGTEPAVRGIDLAVPRRGHTAIVGPSGAGKTTLFSLILRFLEPESGEVLLDGRPYRSFTHDEVRSRLAYVEQETPVVPGTIRDNILFTHPDATEAEVRAVLRAVRLDDKIDSLADGLDTSLTENSVSGGQRQRIALARAILRTPDVLLLDEATAQVDGLTEAALHDCIRDRAAVGAVVTIAHRLSTVLDADTIVVLDEGRIRARGTHAELLATDALYRRLVEALRIAGARPEPVAAG; from the coding sequence ATGACCGACCCAGCCCCTCGCTTCGCCCGGCTCCGCGTTCTCATCTCGTTCGTCGCGCCGCACCGGCGGGTGCTGGTGGTGGGGTTCGTCCTCGGCCTGCTGGCCAGCGCGGTCGGCCTGGCCACGCCGATGGTCACCAAGTGGGTGATCGACACCCTTGGCCAACCCCATGCGTCACTGTGGCGCCCGGTGGGCGTCCTCCTGGCGCTCATGGTGGTTGGCGCGGCCATCTCGCTGTGGCAATGGGTGATCATGGGCACCGTCTCGCAGAAGGTGGTGCTCGATGCCCGGGTGTCGATGATCCGGCGCTACTTCGCGGCCCGGGTGCGCGACATCACCGGGCGGCCGAGCGGCGAGCTGGTCACTCGGGTGACGTCCGACGCCGGCCTGCTGCACGACGCGTCCGCCAGCATCGTCGGCATGCTCAACAGCGCGCTCGCGCTGGTCGCGACGCTGGTCCTGATGGGCGTGCTCGATGTCGTCCTGCTCGGCCTCACGCTCGGCTCGGTCCTGGTGGTCGGAGCGATCATGATGGCGCTGATGCCGGCGATCGCGAAGGCGCAGGAGGCGGCCCAGGAGTCCGTCGGTCGGCTCGGCGGCGCGCTCGAAGGCACCCTGCGTGCCATCCGCACCGTCAAGGCGAGCCGGGCGGAGCGGCGGCAGACCGAGCGGATCGTCGCCGACGCCCGCGATGCGGCGGCGCACGGCATCCGCGCCGCCCGCCGCACCGCCACCGTCTGGACGATCTCGTGGACCGGCATCCAGCTCGCGATCATCGTGATCCTCGGCATCGGTGCCTGGCGGGCCGACCGCGGCCTGATCGAGGTCTCGAGCCTGATCGCGTTCCTGCTCTACGCGTTCGCGCTGATGGGCCCGATCACCGAGCTCACGCAGAACGTCACGAGCCTGCAGGCCGGCATGGCCGCCGCGGCGCGCATCCGCCAGGTCGACGCCATGGAGATCGAGTCGCCGCGTCCCGCGCGGACGGGCGCCGCCGAAGAGCCCATGCGGCGAGCGGGTGCCGGCACCGGGGCGGACGCGGCGGGGCCGTCGGCGGTGGGCGACGACGCGCCGGGTGCCGAGGCGGTGATCGAGTTCCGGTCGGTCACCGCGCGCTATGCGCCCGGCACCGAGCCGGCCGTGCGGGGCATCGACCTGGCCGTGCCGCGGCGGGGTCACACGGCGATCGTCGGCCCCTCCGGCGCGGGCAAGACGACGCTGTTCTCGCTGATCCTGCGCTTTCTCGAGCCGGAGAGCGGCGAGGTGCTGCTCGACGGCCGGCCCTACCGGTCGTTCACCCACGACGAGGTGCGCTCCCGGCTCGCCTACGTCGAGCAGGAGACGCCGGTCGTCCCGGGCACCATTCGCGACAACATCCTGTTCACCCATCCCGACGCGACCGAGGCCGAGGTCCGGGCCGTGCTGCGGGCCGTGCGCCTCGACGACAAGATCGACTCGCTGGCCGACGGGCTCGACACGTCGCTGACGGAGAACTCGGTGAGCGGCGGCCAGCGCCAGCGGATCGCGTTGGCCCGGGCCATCCTGCGCACGCCCGACGTGCTCCTCCTCGACGAGGCCACCGCCCAGGTCGACGGGCTGACCGAGGCGGCCCTGCACGACTGCATCCGGGATCGGGCCGCCGTCGGCGCGGTCGTCACGATCGCCCACCGCCTGTCCACGGTCCTCGACGCGGACACCATCGTGGTGCTGGACGAGGGGCGCATCCGCGCCCGCGGCACCCACGCTGAACTGCTCGCCACCGACGCCCTCTACCGCCGCCTGGTGGAGGCCCTGCGGATCGCGGGCGCCCGGCCCGAACCCGTCGCCGCCGGGTGA
- a CDS encoding DUF397 domain-containing protein has translation MAHHPKGDFDLARAEWQRVGDAPAEHGSVEVAFVDDLIGLRNSAEPQGPVLVFTQAEWDAFVAGARDGEFDLA, from the coding sequence ATGGCACACCACCCTAAGGGAGACTTCGACCTGGCGCGCGCCGAATGGCAGCGCGTCGGCGACGCCCCCGCCGAGCACGGCTCCGTCGAGGTCGCGTTCGTCGACGACCTCATCGGCCTGCGCAACTCGGCCGAGCCGCAGGGCCCCGTGCTGGTCTTCACCCAGGCCGAGTGGGACGCCTTCGTGGCCGGCGCCCGCGACGGCGAGTTCGACCTGGCCTGA